A section of the Litoribacterium kuwaitense genome encodes:
- a CDS encoding FxsA family protein has protein sequence MKKGLLLFIIVPLLETILFILLGRVIGFWPTVIGILLTGVIGAWLLKKEGSKVLEAIRMKTNQGIPPTEELLDGACIVVGGIFLLTPGFITDTVGFVLLLPPLRRGPKQLIKKLISYIALQRNFIFFRRF, from the coding sequence TTGAAAAAAGGGCTACTATTATTCATTATTGTGCCACTTCTTGAAACGATATTGTTTATTTTACTTGGGCGAGTGATCGGTTTTTGGCCGACTGTCATCGGTATACTATTGACGGGCGTCATCGGAGCATGGCTTTTAAAGAAAGAAGGAAGTAAAGTATTGGAAGCCATTCGGATGAAGACGAATCAAGGGATTCCCCCAACTGAAGAATTGTTGGACGGTGCGTGTATTGTCGTTGGAGGGATTTTTTTACTGACACCGGGCTTTATCACAGATACAGTCGGATTTGTCTTGCTTTTACCTCCTTTACGACGAGGACCGAAACAGCTCATTAAAAAACTAATTTCTTACATAGCATTGCAGCGCAACTTTATTTTCTTTAGACGGTTTTAA
- the pfkA gene encoding 6-phosphofructokinase, with amino-acid sequence MKRIGVLTSGGDSPGMNAAIRAVVRKAIHSDIEVYGIYYGFAGLIEGNIEKLEIGSVGDIIHRGGTMLYTARTEEFKTEEGRQKGIDQLNKFGIEGLVVIGGDGSFHGARKLTESGYPCIGVPGTIDNDIPGTDFTIGFDTALNTVIDAIDKIRDTATSHERTYVIEVMGRDAGDLALWSGLADGAETIVIPEAPYNMDEIAARLKKGHERGKKHSIIVVAEGCESGVSFGKKIEEATQFETRVSVLGYIQRGGRPTASDRVLASRLGARAVDLLLAGKQGRMVGIQQNRLVDHDIAEALQLEHTIDMDMYKLSKELSI; translated from the coding sequence GTGAAACGAATAGGCGTATTAACAAGCGGCGGCGATTCCCCGGGGATGAATGCAGCAATTCGCGCCGTTGTTCGAAAAGCGATTCATAGCGATATTGAAGTATATGGGATTTATTATGGTTTTGCTGGTTTAATTGAAGGAAATATTGAAAAGCTAGAGATCGGTTCAGTAGGAGACATTATTCACCGTGGTGGAACAATGCTCTATACAGCCAGAACTGAAGAGTTTAAAACAGAAGAAGGGCGTCAAAAAGGGATCGATCAGCTTAACAAATTCGGTATTGAAGGACTCGTTGTTATTGGTGGAGATGGCTCCTTTCATGGGGCAAGAAAGCTGACAGAATCAGGGTATCCTTGTATTGGTGTACCAGGCACGATTGATAATGACATTCCTGGTACTGACTTTACAATCGGCTTTGATACGGCTTTGAACACAGTGATTGATGCAATCGATAAAATCCGTGATACAGCGACTTCTCATGAACGTACATATGTCATTGAAGTCATGGGTCGAGATGCAGGCGATCTAGCGCTTTGGTCTGGTTTAGCTGATGGTGCTGAAACAATTGTCATTCCTGAAGCACCGTATAATATGGATGAAATTGCAGCGAGGTTGAAAAAAGGGCATGAGCGCGGGAAGAAGCATAGTATTATTGTCGTGGCGGAAGGTTGCGAAAGTGGCGTTTCGTTCGGTAAAAAAATTGAAGAAGCAACACAATTTGAAACAAGAGTTTCTGTTCTTGGCTACATTCAACGCGGTGGCCGGCCAACTGCTTCCGACCGTGTACTTGCCAGCCGACTCGGCGCAAGGGCAGTTGATCTATTATTAGCAGGAAAACAAGGCCGCATGGTGGGGATACAGCAAAACCGCCTCGTCGATCACGACATTGCTGAAGCATTACAACTAGAACATACGATTGATATGGATATGTACAAACTCTCTAAAGAGTTATCCATCTAA
- the accA gene encoding acetyl-CoA carboxylase carboxyl transferase subunit alpha — protein MSGTLDFEKPVEELREKIDELKKFTSEKDIDLSQEIQRLEERLKKVEDDVYGNMTPWHRVQLARHQKRPTSLDYIERIFDDFMELHGDRLYGDDAAIVSGIARFQGQPVTVIGEQRGRDTKENLRRNFGMPHPEGYRKALRLMKQAEKFQRPIITLIDTKGAYPGKAAEERGQSEAIAKNLYEMAGLTVPILVVVIGEGASGGALAIGVGNRVYMLENAWYSVIAPESAAVILWKDSTLAQKAAESMKITAPDAMELGILDDIISEVKGGAHRDVDEQSKRIAQTLSKGLNELSTMSPSELREQRYEKFTSIGRVLENQDPVSVK, from the coding sequence ATGAGCGGAACCCTTGATTTTGAAAAACCGGTAGAAGAGCTACGTGAAAAAATTGACGAGCTGAAAAAATTCACGAGTGAAAAAGACATCGATCTTTCTCAGGAGATTCAGCGCTTAGAAGAGCGGTTAAAAAAAGTAGAAGATGACGTCTATGGAAATATGACGCCTTGGCATCGTGTTCAATTAGCGCGACACCAAAAACGTCCGACAAGTTTAGATTATATTGAACGTATTTTTGATGATTTTATGGAGCTTCATGGCGATCGGCTGTATGGAGATGATGCGGCCATCGTAAGCGGCATTGCCCGTTTTCAAGGGCAGCCTGTCACTGTCATTGGGGAGCAGCGCGGGCGTGATACGAAAGAAAACTTACGTCGTAATTTTGGTATGCCCCATCCAGAAGGCTACCGAAAAGCCTTGCGTTTAATGAAACAAGCAGAAAAGTTTCAACGCCCTATTATTACATTAATAGATACAAAAGGAGCTTACCCGGGTAAGGCGGCTGAAGAACGGGGACAAAGCGAAGCCATTGCTAAAAATCTTTACGAAATGGCTGGTTTAACTGTGCCTATTCTCGTCGTCGTTATTGGAGAAGGGGCGAGTGGAGGGGCTTTAGCGATAGGTGTAGGTAATCGCGTCTATATGCTTGAAAACGCCTGGTATTCTGTCATTGCCCCAGAAAGTGCAGCAGTGATCTTATGGAAAGATTCTACACTCGCACAAAAAGCAGCCGAATCGATGAAGATTACTGCCCCTGATGCTATGGAGTTAGGCATTCTTGACGACATCATTTCTGAAGTGAAGGGCGGAGCACATCGGGATGTCGATGAGCAGTCGAAGCGTATCGCGCAAACGCTAAGCAAAGGATTAAATGAATTATCAACGATGAGTCCATCGGAATTAAGAGAGCAAAGATACGAAAAATTCACTTCGATTGGACGCGTTTTAGAAAATCAAGATCCAGTTAGTGTTAAATAA
- the accD gene encoding acetyl-CoA carboxylase, carboxyltransferase subunit beta, with protein sequence MLKNMFNKKKRYATIPSEQAKADVPEGLMNKCPMCKKIMYTKELQKNLKVCECGYHHQMGAEERIQLVIDDGTFEEWMADWSSGNPLDFPGYEEKLEGDRKKTSLNEAVVVGKGTIHDTPAVVAVMDARFRIASMGVVVGEKITQGIVRAKNEGLPFIIFTASGGARMQEGILSLMQMAKTSAALKEFSDAGGLFISVMTHPTTGGVSASFASLGDFNLAEPGALIGFAGRRIIEQTIREKLPDEFQTAEFLLEHGQLDKVIHRKELKQTLSLLLDFHQPNTEV encoded by the coding sequence ATGCTTAAAAACATGTTTAATAAAAAGAAACGATACGCGACCATTCCATCCGAGCAGGCAAAAGCGGATGTGCCAGAGGGGCTTATGAATAAGTGCCCTATGTGTAAGAAAATCATGTATACGAAAGAATTACAAAAAAATTTAAAAGTATGTGAGTGCGGTTATCATCACCAAATGGGTGCGGAGGAGCGCATTCAGCTTGTCATTGACGACGGTACATTTGAGGAATGGATGGCGGATTGGTCATCTGGAAACCCATTAGACTTTCCTGGCTATGAGGAAAAGTTAGAGGGCGATCGCAAAAAGACGAGTCTAAACGAAGCGGTCGTCGTAGGGAAAGGTACCATTCATGACACTCCTGCAGTCGTCGCTGTGATGGATGCCCGTTTTCGTATTGCGAGTATGGGCGTTGTTGTCGGTGAAAAAATTACCCAAGGGATTGTCCGGGCGAAAAATGAGGGGCTTCCTTTTATTATTTTTACCGCTTCAGGGGGCGCTCGTATGCAAGAGGGGATCTTAAGCCTTATGCAAATGGCAAAGACAAGTGCCGCGCTCAAAGAATTTAGCGACGCTGGCGGGTTGTTCATTTCTGTCATGACTCATCCAACAACGGGTGGTGTGTCGGCAAGTTTTGCTTCCCTTGGTGACTTTAACTTAGCCGAGCCAGGTGCTCTCATTGGCTTTGCGGGAAGGCGCATCATTGAACAAACGATTCGTGAGAAGTTGCCTGATGAATTTCAAACGGCTGAATTCCTACTTGAGCACGGTCAGCTTGATAAGGTCATTCATCGTAAAGAGTTAAAGCAAACTCTTTCGTTACTCTTAGACTTTCATCAACCGAACACGGAGGTGTAA